The following are encoded in a window of Chaetodon auriga isolate fChaAug3 chromosome 24, fChaAug3.hap1, whole genome shotgun sequence genomic DNA:
- the LOC143317118 gene encoding uncharacterized protein LOC143317118 yields MMKTLWLALYLTYLFLGRIAHTTDLKSSTYLHQESGFLSANVGDNVTLRCFYEGDAARFNWYKQTLGQKPRLVSTYYKFDKNGNFHNEFENDPRFTLDTEIGKNHLQMTDLRISDSATYYCVTSYYYTVEFGEGIFVSVKGSGVNVPALVHQSASETIQPGGSVTLNCTVHTGTCDGEHSVYWFKNSEEFHPGLIYTHGGRNDQCERKPNIQTHTCVYNLPMKSLNLSHAGTYYCAVASCGHILFGNGTKLDFEDEADFLSLTLVCFLSGALAFTTILVVLLAFAAYRMYKTTSCQCTESQTRSSAAVTSNAEGCQDADNLHYAALKTNKASRLTRQRDDTWSECVYSSVRQ; encoded by the exons ACTTATCTGTTCTTGGGAAGAATCG ctcaCACAACTGATCTGAAATCATCCACATATTTACATCAAGAAAGTGGATTTTTATCAGCAAATGTCGGTGACAACGTGACTTTGCGATGTTTCTATGAAGGTGACGCAGCGAGGTTCAACTGGTATAAACAAACTCTGGGACAGAAACCAAGACTCGTCTCCACTTACTACAAGTTtgacaaaaatggaaattttcacaatgaatttgaaaatgATCCACGTTTCACATTAGATACTGAAATAGGTAAAAATCACTTGCAGATGACAGATCTACGCATTTCAGATTCAGCTACTTACTACTGTGTAACTAGCTATTATTACACCGTTGAATTTGGAGAGGGcatttttgtcagtgtaaaGGGTTCAGGTGTGAACGTCCCAGCTTTGGTCCATCAGTCAGCGTCTGAGACCATCCAGCCAGGAGGCTCTGTGACTCtgaactgtacagtacacactgggACCTGTGATGGagaacacagtgtttactgGTTCAAAAACTCTGAAGAATTTCATCCAGGACTCATTTACACCCATGGGGGCAGGAATGAtcagtgtgagaggaaacccaacatacaaacacacacctgtgtctacAACTTGCCAATGAAGAGCCTGAATCTGTCTCATGCTGGGACCTACTACTGCGCTGTTGCCTCATGTGGACACATACTGTTTGGAAATGGGACCAAACTGGACTTTGAAG ATGAGGcagactttctttctctcaccttGGTGTGTTTCTTGAGTGGAGCTTTGGCATTCACCACCATCCTGGTTGTTTTACTGGCGTTTGCAGCATATAGAATGTACAAGACAACCAGCTGCCAGTGCACAG agtctcaaacaagatcctctgctgctgtgacttcCAATGCAGAG GGTTGCCAAGATGCAGACAACCTCCATTATGCTGCTTTGAAGACAAACAAAGCCAGCAGAttgacaagacagagagacgacacctggagtgaatgtgtgtactcCAGTGTTAGGCAGTAG